Within Planococcus citri chromosome 2, ihPlaCitr1.1, whole genome shotgun sequence, the genomic segment agttgattttaagccGATTATcacttagaaatgaaaatggcgtgaaaattgattaaaaattaatgcataTTTTTGTGCTGTTGTagtcaattgtttttttaagcttcaaaatttgaatcaatttttcatcgattttttgatgaactgaaaatagtcaaaacttgtcacaaaatattcatcaatttttttcttaaaaatataaaattttttctgcacattgaagttggagttgattttgactcatttttgctgagaaatgaaaataatatgaaaattgcttcaaaattttatggttgATTAACAGCACAGTAGTAGTAAAagtagaccaaaaattgataaaaaatagacaTCAATTATTTATCACTGACATCAATAtactactcgcagataaagtgtgtagcaaaaactataagtagtttttcaaaaaccttcaaTGTTGGAGAAAAGAAGTGTTATAACATTTCGCTTCATGTCTTAGGTGTCATCTAGATCCAGTTTTTGAGTCAAGAAAGAGTCGAGGTGCAGGGATTTTTcccatcaaatcattttaaatatcaattcacaatataatattatgtatttgcaCTAATATGCACTAGAATATGAAGAgcaattttctgaagatttaaggtcgtttttcataagctcaacacaaaattgatcagaaaaatgtgTTGATAGAATGTACTCAAAACCATCGACACAgatattgagtcaattttgcatcaaatcacaaaaaagtgttgaaaaatcaactgaaaaactACACACACTCTTCAAATTATCAACACAAAATATGTGGTGATGCTCAATATGAAATATGCttgatggtaaatttgggtcaattttataCTGATAATGTTCGAGAATAGGTCGATTTTGtgccgaaaaaaatgatgaaaaggaaataaattggttcaaatttgacttaaaatttgagtcaactcgaccctattttttttcaagattgtgtCGAGGTGGTTTGTCAGGTTGGTTTTATTCTCGATTCGTAAATATCGCGAAGATTTGCTTAAAAATAAcaccaaatttattcaaataacaCATTAACATAATTTAAATATCTCTGCTAAACGGTGCTTAATAATCATTCAGTAAAATAACTCTTTCAACATGTCGACGCCTCTAGTATTAGTGAGTGCAACGGAGAGACATCAGGACAGTGACAGTGTCAGTAAGTAGTAAATATTGTATATAGCCCATTAGTTAATTGCAATGCGTTGGAATTAACAAACCCCAGTAAATTAGCATGAATATTTGATATGTCCTCATTTAATGTATTCGTGTTGGTTTAAATGATGCTTTTCAAGGGAATCACATATATGTGTGATTACCTAAATTCTACTCTATAAATGTTGTGTATTACGAAGATTAAACATATTCAGTACATCTTACGAGTATGTTTATTTCTAGTTTTATACTCTCTAGTATGATGTATGAGGAGCGTTGGAGTTATCTCAGTGTCCGTAATTTGAGCTATGCAGGACTAAGCAAATATTCCCCACCAAGGGAATATTTCTTAACTTGACCACCTTATAAGGGGATGTCTGCCCTATTCCCTTATATGAATAATTCCAATCCCCCTTATAACAACATCAGCAACTTCTTACTAGTTTTGGGCTCTCttgaaaggccaaaaatgaactttgggacCTATAAATTTGGTCGATGAGTATTAAGCTCCCTCCTAACCGTTTTAGGTGGTTCCCACAAAATGTCAGAAGTGtcaattcaaagaaaatattCTAGAGGGTTCTCAAATAAGCACCCATCCAAAGGAggggtatcgataaggccattttttggccccagacagttatcgactgaaccacttttaaattgttgtaataaatgccccaaatacgaatccgtggttagtagacccaaaatgaccattttttgggctccaggggtccccaaagttgcgaataaaaaaagaatttttagaaccactgagtattattttcaaaaacttttttggcgtaaaatatctgtttgaacccgtttAACATTATAcgagacaatttttccattttcgaccctcgtggGCAGAAATTCGggaggttttaatttttggaaaattttggaatcaccattttgaacctacccctttgaacccccctaaaaagctgcttacagtttattagtatctgaaagacctccatcctaccaaattttcagctcaataaaaattttcgctggtactcaaaaatccaattttccaattttttgtaatttggattttttgggaacccctggatagctggaaacctgcgatttgcgccaaacgtaacgttttgaggcatatattcaattacctatgtgataaagtttaattaagcttcctgtatattcataattttgaaccctttttttagagccccccactttgggcacccctgaaaaaagcgattatgcatattttttcaaataaattgaaaaatttacatttggaacacactagcaggagctcgataatttttcattcgattttaccaataactttcaaaattgagcttttttgggccaaattctgagattttactcttcgaaaaaacgttaaaatcacgttttcatgatttcaacgaagtaaaatctcagaatttggcccaaaaaagctcaatttagaaaattattggtaaaatcaagtgaaaaattatcgagctcttgctagtgtttTCCAaatataaattcttcaatttatttgaaaaaatatgcataatcgtcTTTTTCAGGGGTTCATAAAATGGAGGGctctgaaaaaagggttcaaaattacaaatgtacacggagcttaattaaactttttcatctggttaattgaatatatacttcaaaacgttacgtttggcacaaatcgcaggtttccagctatccaggggttcccaaaaaatccaaattacaaaaaattggaaaattggatttttgagtaccagcgaaaatttttattgagctgaaaatttggtaggatggaggtctttcagatactaataaactgtaagcagctttttaggggggttcaaaggggtaggttcaaaatggtgattccaaaattttccaaaaattaaaacctccCGAATTTCTGCccacgagggtcgaaaatggaaaaattttcccgtatcatgtttaacgggttcaagcagatattttacgccaaaaaagtttttaaaaataatactcagtggttccaaaaattctttttttattcgcaactttggggacccctgtagcccaaaaaattgtcattttgggtctactaaccacggattcgtatttggggcatttattacaacaatttaagagtggttcagtcgataactgtctggggccgaaaaatggccttatcgataccccTCCTTTATAGGCGCTGAAGCTGTTTTTTGAGCCTTTTAAAGCGATTTgatgtttctgaaaaaatttgagaactcgctggaggctccaaaatggtcaCTTTTCAACTGTTTTCGAGTCCAGTGATCGTGTAGACACACCAGAAGACATCTTGCCCAACAAATCGCTCGTTATATGTagcttctttaaaaatttgtttagtttcactttttttggaattcactcgcaaattggtcaaaaatccacTATATTTTAActagtatttctggaatttcgaATCAACTCCCTAAAATTATCGAGAAGATTCCAAATGAGCACCGGCCAAAGTTATAAGTCCTCAAGTTCTTTTTTGGCCcctccagagcaatttgaaatttctggagaaaaagaACTCGCTGGAGACcccaaaatgatcaaatttcgaCTGTTTTCGAGTCGAGTGATCGTGTAAGTAGACACACCAGAAGAcatcttgtcaaaaaaatcgctcaTTATGCAGcttctctgaaaatttgattttctttatccactttttctggaatttacaaattggtcaaaaattcacttttgaactgggaatttttggaatttcgcgGTAACGATTTGAAATAGTAGAGATGGTGCTTAGTAGAAACCGATTAAAGTTATAGGTcgcgaagttgatttttagctcTTCCAGAACGatttaaaaatcgctggaggctccagaatggcccaaaactggCAGTGATCTGTGAAAGTTGAATCTGAGGAATCAAGTGTTCACTTTGGTTCactttgcttaaaaaaatgtatatttcatgaaaaagtttggaAATCGCCCTCATagtagcttttcaaaattttcaaaaattttaccaaaaaaccaaaaatgaacgaaagtagctgaaattttactAAGCGCCTCCTTTCAGGCGTATCTgtgtttttcaacaatattgaaaaagaaagttcaatgataaaaaaaaacaagtaggtaatttttttcaatcagaactgttcttcaaattaaaaaaaaaaaaacatgtaaggTCAACCCTAACGAGATAAGCAGTGGAGTCCCccctgctttaaaaaaaaaaaaaaaacacagaaactactcgtatacctactcacTAATGcaattttacatcttaaaaaaatCCCTAATAAACTTTCCTTGTTCCACAGAAAAATCTCAAGTACGACAGTGGCACCTCCACTATTGCCATCGAAACGAATACTTGTAGTGGCGGTGTTATTTTTATGTCTAGTCGTTTCTCAAGTCGTACGAAATCACATTAACATCACCGTCGTAGAGATGACGTCGAATAAATCACTCATCGATAGCAATATTACAATTGTACGAGTTTGTATGCTTAATTACTttatagtacatatgtattaagGCACATGTATCTCCTTTTGTCCCAGACATACACAAAATGTCTAGGAAATTCATCTTGTTGGCATTTGACAAGGTCATTGTGTGGTACacgaaatatttaattaattttatattttagcCGCCGGAGTTTGATTGGGATTCGACGAGGGTCGCTTTGGTCATTAGTATATTCGCGTACGGAGGCCTATTCTCATTTCTAGGCGGATTCATAGTGAATTTTTTGGGAGGCTCGGTCAGCTGCGCTGTTTTCATGGTGATTTCTGGTATCACCACCTTACTCCATCCGTACGCGTTGAACGTGcatttttactactttttgGCGTGTCGATTCATCACTGGATTATCTCAGGTTAAACTCATTTaccatacctaattacctatacttatagaATTTCTTAGTCTTAAAATCAGCACCAATCAAATCGATTTTGGGGGTCTAAAATGGGGCAACtaccaagtttcagctttctgtctcaatttgatcgaatttcaaattttttcagagtgaatcgaattttcaaatgtcaccaaaaaatgagaaatgaactttagcacaaGAATGTTTCCTTATACATATTGTATTTTTGactttctcatttttaaatccgatgcctttgaaaaaatctatgcTTCGAAATTTCATTCTTTTGAACATTCAGTCTATTTTTagtttatactcgtatgtatgacACGTTgcaaatgtaggtacctacctactacgtagtacgtatgcTCATAATTATAAGTTGACACTTTTCAATACTTATTTTGTTTCAATCCACGTCCATCCGCAGACATTCCTCTACGTGAGTGTTATCGAGATGTATTCACGATGGTTTCCTTTGCAAGAAAGATCAAAACTAGTATCATTCAGTTTCAACGGATCAAACGTAGGAGTTGCGATTGTTTACCCTTTTAGCGGATATCTAGCTCACAGATGGGGATGGGAAACAGTATTTTACGTTACAGGTAATACTGCATAATAATATCATCAATTTATACAAGATTTGACGATGCATAGGCACTCCATTTATCTCTTCAATTTACTGCCCAACctgctttggaaaaaaataatcactatCTGTTTTAAAAGCCAAAGAAATATCCCAGaacttatctatttttttttcaagttttcaaaatactctctcaattttagaaaatgttgtCTTTCAATAAGTTCGGACTTTGCAATTTAAAATGAAGGTCTCAGTAAAATTTAGACAAAATCTTctcttaaaaaatttggaaaaattgtgactttaaaaaaaaattgaattcattttcaaaattattcgagaTCTTGGGGAATTCATCAAGAGGCATGAACGATTTCGCAATGCCACGATATGTCTTGAAAGATGTTAACACTGGTGATAAAAAAaccttaaaaattcaaagtggcaggtcaatgacctcaggagGCCAGACGGGTTTAGAACTCAGACAGACTGGTTAATGATCTTCGAAGGTCATACCGTATGGCAGGCGGCCTTCAAAACCCAgacaaacaggtcaatgaccttcgaaGGTCTGACTGAACTCCTGATGGCCCTCAGAAACCAGACCAACAGGTCACTGAACTTGGAAAGAAGAATCAGGTGCCAGATGGCCTTCCAAATCCAGACatataggtcaatgaccttgagaggccagacgaTCTTGATGagtcagacaggtcaatgaccttcagaagcCAGACTGGGCTCCAGAGGGCGCTCAAAATCCAgacaaacaggtcaatgaccttcgaaGGTCTGACTCGACTCCTGATGGCCCTCAGAAACCAGACCAACAGGTCACCAAACTTGGAAAGAAGAATCAGGTACCAGATGGCCTTAAAACccagacagataggtcaatgaccttgagaggccagacgaTATTGATGAGCCAGACAGGTCACTGACCttcaaaagccagacagacagctCAATGACCTTTTGAGGCCAGATAGGTCACCAGACGGTCTTTGTAACAAAAATTTGACCAACTCCCCTCACCCCTTCCACTTATTTCTCATTCGGAGGAGTtacgattttcacattttaaaactacatatttcatgcataaaaaaatgacccagaaataaacgaataaagtttagcttttattttcaaaaaattttagagctCAACAGTGTTGCCATTTGAAATTCATCTTGAGGGctaaataattgaatatatgtatgtacatacttatttctataaaaatgtgaaattttgaaaattgaagagtttacagggagggagggagggggaggaggaatGGAGAAAATCTATCAAAAGAGATTTCAAAGTTTCATGTTGAATCAATTGTCATACGAGTtttaaaactgagaaaaatgttcacaattcaaaaaaattgttatcttGGAAacgggtttgaaatttttacaacttaAAATATgtcaaattagatttttttgacgCAATAGGAGGGTAGAAAATTCTTCACccagcgttttgaaaatttggcactttaaaaaaatttgttggaaacttgaaatgatACAAAAATCGGTTCATCAACGACTTTCGAATAAATccattattttgttattttcaaggTACACTACCACTGATCATGGCGGTGATTTGCTTGCTCGCTGTAAAGAATCATCCATCACAGGACAAATTCATGTCGAAAGAAGAACGTGAATACATAATCCAAGGAACCGACAATAATAAACTAGCTAAAGTGAGCACATCAGTATCACTATTGAATTATTGCATTACGTATTGATTTTAATGAGATCTCACATTGTTTACAGACTAACCatccttacaaaaaaattgtgacttcGGGGCCTGTTTGGGCGTTGTGTTGTCTCATCTTCGTTTACATGTGGATAGTTACTAATTTGGGGGTTTGTTTGCCACTATACGTTAAAGGtaagattttgaagaaaaaaaacagcatttctGTTGACTTACCTACTTTACATGccaataaaaatacctaattacaaatatgtacttagatgtGACTCAAAAGAATACCGACGAAATTGGTTGGATATCAGCCATCCCGAGTGTCGTTTATACCCTAATGTTTCCAGTCGTTGGACCTCTGATGGATCATTTTAGCAATCGTGGTATCATGTCTTTAACTCGGGTAAATCATACACCTACCTACTCCTAGTTTATATGTACTTcagcaataaataaaatataaataatacaCAGTTTCTGATGGTTGATTCGTTACTGTGAATAATCTATTAATATAATTATTTCTGCAGATACACAAAATCATGGTTACTATTGCCTTCACTTCTGCGACCATTTTCTTCATAGCTAGCacgtttttgtcaaatttgtccGTAACGTTGAGCTATTTCGTCGTAATTGATATTCTAATGTCCACAGTACCTTTAATTACggagtaagtacctaccattGTTACTGTGTAGTGCTCAATGATCATTTCTCATCGAATCAGCAttcatcattgatttttttggttgcaGGATCGTCGTAGTGAGCATAGCTCCCGATCATACCAGCATTGTTGCCGGTTTGGTGGTATTTTTCTTCTCACTAGGCGCCATTTTCGCAGCAACAATCACCGGACTTATGATCACACATCATGTAAGATTTTTCACACCGAATATGCTCATTCGcttcaatcatcaaaaaactTATAGGTATCGTTCGTGTCACATTTTTCAGACAGTTCAAGAATGGAATAATTGTTTTTATTTAGCAGCGTTTGTTGCGATCATTGGTACAGTGATATTCGTAAAATTCGGCTCCAGCAGAGCTCAAAAATGGGCTTTATCGTCGAATGTGAATAAACATAGACGACCATCgctttcatatttttgattatgATTTCAAATCGAATAACTCTTCGTTATTATATAGTCATCGATTTTAAATGTGTTGTAACTGCTCTTGTTTGTCATTGTCGTTGTCGCAATCTTTAATATAACTATAACATACTTTCTGTCCATAAGATAAGAGTGGCAGAAATTGAGCTACTGCTTAAAAAAGTCTAAATTCTTTTCGATGAAACGTGACTTTTTTCCAGTAGGCAAGAAgactaaaaataatatttttattggacacaattttcatatttctcgacacctacttggaaaaaaaaacgaaaatcgtGCTTCAAATTGCTaataaaagctaaaattttaataatgtagTTTCCTACTTATTATATATTTCTAATATTCATTGTCAATGTTTCTTGAGAGCTGAAATCATACTCAATCAAACTTTGAAGCCTTGATCTGTGGTACTAAGCGTAATGTTTCAACGGTCATAGATATCACTCGATTCTTAGAATGATCGAAGCACTTGATAAGCAATCTCACAACTTCAAACTAGCTATTCggttttttacatattttcttaAGCACACGATAGTATCTACATTAGAAAAACCCACTATCACGAATTACGACTATCGAAACGAAAACCAGTGTCCAGAACAGGGAAAGCTCaacaattctaaaaaatgctaTAGGTCACTGCCGTCAATCAGTTTATACATAAATCACTCACAATCGTAGATACTCAGCGCaacatgaaaatatgaaaaaaatatttacccaCTTGACCTtatcattaaatattattcagacttgttttctttctttcacCTTATTAGGCAAAATTTTAATGTCTCAAGGGAGATTTCGCCAACCCTCCCTAAACCATGCTAAAGAAAAGATCATTCGTTGAGCACGAGCATTTCAAAGCAGCCGAGACCTCACTTAGCATCGCGCTTTGCGCATGCGCGTGGACTTGCCATAATATTCTTATCCTCCTGTATAGTGTATGTGTATATACTATTTTTCATCTTCGATAATCGTTTTTTTGCaagatgtttttaaaatgtaagtattttttaccATATGAATGTTTCGTTAGGCCGGTGTTAAATGTTAATCTGTTTCTGTTCCATATGTTGTAAATCATTCGCCCATCATAGCAGCTTAAGACAGAATGAGAATTCTGAATTCTGATCCTTcagagattaatttttgatgatcgACTCTTCATTTCTATTTCAGActactaatttttaattttatatgtatgtttcgtcgttttattttaaaaatgaaaactattttttttttcaaatttttaatgtttcaaaaccaGTAACCACAACATCACATTTTAATAAGAAATTCAACATTGTGAATTAGGAATACTATAGACACAAATGCACTCTTACTTTTCCGTTTAGGTTTAGGTAAATGATTATCCTTCATGTGTCGaatgaggatttttttgttggaacaTTTGAATCCACAATGGTCACAAATGAAcgttttcttctcattttcgATTTCGGTTGGATGCGCCTTTTTCTTGTGACGACTTCAGCTGCTATGATGGGCGAATGATTTACAACATGTGGAACAGAAACAGATTAACACCGGCCTAACGAAACATTCATATggtaaaaaatacttacattttaaaaacatcttgcaaaaaaacgattatcgaagatgaaaaatagttgaaaatacgaaaatatacaCATACAGGAGGATAAGAATATTATGGCAAGTCCACGCGCATGCGCAAAGCGCGATGCTAAGTGAGGTCTCGGCTGCTTTGAAATGCTCGTAATTGAGCAGTTTAGAGCACTCAGTTCCGATGTTAGATCCGATCATCTCCCTTTTCCCCTCATCCCAATTTGATTAACACGCAGTGCCACAAACTGAAGGGGAGGGGGCTCAATCGTCAGAAATGAGTGCTCAAACGTGCTCCAAACTTTTGCATGATTTTTACtggtttcattaatttttttttttttttttttaatgaggttTGAGGTGCTGCAATGTTGAGACTGAGTGCTCTGATTCTGAACAGCTCTTTCGATGCTCTATTCTTCAACataattttcacagattttgaCTGAGGGCTACCATTTCACCAGTGCAGcgctacctaatttttttaaaaataaaatgggaTGAAGGGAAAAAGGAAGTACTCCACCATCGATACTGAGCGTTCTAAACAGCTCCATCGACGCTCTATCCTTTAGCATAATCATTGATCATGACTAGGGCTCGGCATTATATGTGAGTAAAAAGGCCGAAATATGCATTAAATATGCGACTTTTTTTACCCCAAATATGGCCAAAATATgcgtttttgttaaaatatgtgaaaaatatGTAACTTTGATATGGGTGTCATTTTGTAGCTGTTCGAAAACCgagttcaaaattgttgtacAAATTTTACTCCGAATTAAAACaccaaagaaaaatgaaaaaaacaacaaaaattcaaatttgtagagaaaaaattttcaattttttttaatattattttttaatatttttttcaatatgattttttacgagattaaaaacgtaaaatggcCGTTTtctcaatttggcaaaatatgtgaaaatatgtgtgaaaaatgtgtgaaaaatactcaaaatatgtaaaaaagtgcgtttttccccaaaatatgtaaaatatgtaaaatgaagTTGGCCTCAAAATGCAGGGATTttcctgaaacgtaaaatgctTTCATTACTTTTAGAATCCAAGATCACCTGCAAAATATGCATATGCATATTATGCCGAGCCCTAATCATGACTGATTTTTGGATGCATAGGTAGGGATACTATTTCAGTAGCCCAACAAagttgttttcgaaaaaaaaagggtgaGGGGAAACGGGGCTACTCCAAGATCGGGGTCCAATTTCTCTATCTTGCTTCAACGATGCTCTATCCCCTCAAATAGGTCTCGGCTCTCCTCCTAAACAATGCAGGGCCGGCGAAATCTACCTGCCCAATATTTCGTTAGACAACTAAGTATaggtatgaaaataaaaattttcatcaaaataagtaTAGAGATAGAAACTTGGAATTCTCATTATACTGAATTTCTTACTTTCCGAATTTGTTGTGTTGGTGGTTTCCAACCATTTTCTGTCTCCggtagatttttagattttccaatttataagaaatttcacgaaaatgactcaaaaataggtacacatGATGAtccagaatggtccaaaattTGCGACCAATCGATTTGATTGATAATGGAATtgaaatctcgattttttttcaaataaaaaaattaaaccatcaaaaatttacaaaaaaaaatgaaaattgaaattcagcacctgaaattttttttaatggtgtattttttgatactttataattttttgttctaatCTAGTCTGAGCCAATTCTGATACCTTTCTTGCTAACAATAACAAGATTGAAAAACAGATC encodes:
- the LOC135837173 gene encoding vesicular glutamate transporter 3-like, with protein sequence MEKTYVADQPNGSLKLLENQNDPVHRKISSTTVAPPLLPSKRILVVAVLFLCLVVSQVVRNHINITVVEMTSNKSLIDSNITIPPEFDWDSTRVALVISIFAYGGLFSFLGGFIVNFLGGSVSCAVFMVISGITTLLHPYALNVHFYYFLACRFITGLSQTFLYVSVIEMYSRWFPLQERSKLVSFSFNGSNVGVAIVYPFSGYLAHRWGWETVFYVTGTLPLIMAVICLLAVKNHPSQDKFMSKEEREYIIQGTDNNKLAKTNHPYKKIVTSGPVWALCCLIFVYMWIVTNLGVCLPLYVKDVTQKNTDEIGWISAIPSVVYTLMFPVVGPLMDHFSNRGIMSLTRIHKIMVTIAFTSATIFFIASTFLSNLSVTLSYFVVIDILMSTVPLITEIVVVSIAPDHTSIVAGLVVFFFSLGAIFAATITGLMITHHTVQEWNNCFYLAAFVAIIGTVIFVKFGSSRAQKWALSSNVNKHRRPSLSYF